CCGCATGCCGGCCTTCTCCATCACCCGCGCCGACGCCCGGTTCTCCGGGATGCAGCGCGCCTCGATGCGGTTGAGCCCCATCCTTCTGAACCCGTAGTCAATGAGGGTGCAGACGGCCTCCGTCATCAGGCCGCGGCCCCAGTAGGCTCGGCCCATGGCGTAGCCGAGCTCGGCCCGGGCGTGCTGGGGCGCCCAGGCGACGAAATCCACGGTCCCGATCACCCGCCCCGTCTCCCGCAGGACCATGGCCCAGGGGGCATTCCGGTCGTCCCGGTAGGCCTGGACCATGGCTTCCACGAAGGTCCGGCTGTCTTCGAGACTCCGGTGGGCCTCCCAGGTGGTATACCGGGCCACCTCCGGGTCCGACGCATAGGCGTAGACGTCGTCGACATCGTCCAAGGTCAACGGGCGGAGGATCAGGCGGGGCGTCTCCAACACCGGCAGGTTGCGGAAGAATCCTTCACGAACGGAGGGATCCGGCGCCGGGCCGGAGGACTGCGTCGTCAACCGCTCGCCTTGATCGGGTCCACCGGCCTCCCGGTTCGTTTCGTCCAAACCATCCATTCTGTATGACCTCCTCTCCCAGGGTGGCGTGGGTGCGCTGCCGCTGGGTTGCCCCCATCGTACCCTTCGAGAACCGAAACACGCCACGGGGCGAGCCCTTGGCGTGGCTCGCCCCGTGCTCCGCCGCTTGCCCTGTCTGGCTTTCGGCACCGCCGGGCCTTCCGTGCTCAGCGGCCCGCCCCAACCGCCTCCGTCGAAGGCGATGCCGGCTGCCCCGTGCCCGCTCCGTCCCCCTGGTTCTCGATGACGATCCGCAGGCGGTTGTAGTTTCGACCCCGGCCGTCGGGCTTGTGGGTGCGGTAGTTGTAGAGCAGCCGGGCCGCCGTCTCCAGCGCCACCAGGGGCGTCACCCACTCCCGGGCGTGCTCCTGCGCATAGATGAACACGCCCGTGCGCGAGCCATCCCGCCGCTTGCCCATGCGCAGGACCTTGACGGTGAAGGGATCCCGCAAGACGTGGGCTGGTGCTCGCAGGTAGTCGCTGAGCACCACCGGCCCCTCCGGCGCGACGATGCCGGTGGGCTGGGCGTTCCGGTACGGAAAGGCCTGGACCGGCAGGTCGGGGTTGCCGTTGACCGCCTCGATCACCTGGCCGGCGGTGGTGGTCACCGCCCCGTCGGGGCCGGTGGCCAGCGATACGCGG
This is a stretch of genomic DNA from Thermaerobacter sp. PB12/4term. It encodes these proteins:
- a CDS encoding GNAT family N-acetyltransferase, whose product is MDGLDETNREAGGPDQGERLTTQSSGPAPDPSVREGFFRNLPVLETPRLILRPLTLDDVDDVYAYASDPEVARYTTWEAHRSLEDSRTFVEAMVQAYRDDRNAPWAMVLRETGRVIGTVDFVAWAPQHARAELGYAMGRAYWGRGLMTEAVCTLIDYGFRRMGLNRIEARCIPENRASARVMEKAGMRYEGLLREVMYSKGRFVDLRLYAILRRDWEATNAR